The genomic region AAAATAATCCGGTTAAATTCAAAACCTTATTACCTTATTCAACAGCAAAACAAACGTTCTGTATCTTGTTGATAATCAGCAAAGCATAGCTTAAGTTGACGTGTATGCCTAACGGGACTGAAATTATTTTTCCCAGCACCTCAAAAAGAAATTTAGCCATAAATATTTGAGATTAATTTTGGTTGGTCGCTTAACAGATTGAATCAGATTGAATGAGATTGAATAAAATTTTACATAATTACTCTGTTTATTCCGATTTCATATTTTTTTTCAAAAATAATTCCTTTAATTCTTTCGTAATCAGCTTGTTTTCTAACAAAATCGATTTTATTTGTATCAATTACCAAAAATTTAAATTCGTTATCGTGTAATCTCATATATTCAAAATATCCTTTTTGTATGTTATCAAGATATTCAGGTTTAATATCTTTTTCATATAATCTGCCTCTTCTGTTTATATTCTTCTTTAAATTATTAATATCCAAATACAAATAAACATAAAGATCAGGTTTCGGAAGAGACGAATAAATAATATTAAAGATTCTTCTGTAAAGTTGAAATTCATCATCTGACAATGTATTTTGAGCAAAAATCAATGACTTCGTAAAATAATAATCAGAGACAATAAATGATTTAAACAAATCACGATCCCTTATCTCATTATTTAACTGTTGATATCGATCGGCAAGAAAAGACAATTCCAACGGAAAAGAATATTTATCGGGATTTTTATAAAATTTAGGGAGAAAAGGATTTTCAGCAAAGTCTTCGGGAATAAATTTCGCATTAAAGTCTTTTGCTATATTTTTAGCAAGAGTTGTTTTTCCTGCACCTATATTACCTTCTATAACTATGAAATTGTATTCCATTATATTTATTAAAACCATAAGTAAACCTGACAGATTTTTGAAATCTGTCAGGTTTCATCAAAATCAATGTTTTTATATCAAATAAATATTTTTATTCTTTATAAGGATTTATACCCATGTTATCATAAACAAAAGAAAATATATCTGCACTTTGCTCAATTCTTTTTGCAATAGGTTTGCCGGCACCGTGTCCGGCTTTGGTTTCTATTCTTATAATAACCGGATTATTGCCTGAATATTTTTCTTGCAAAGTTGCTATATATTTAAAAGAATGTGCCGGTACTACCCTGTCGTCATGATCAGCAGTAAGAACCAAAGTGGCAGGATAATTTATACCTTCTTTTATATTATGTAAAGGGGAATATTTATAAAGATAATTGAACATTGTTGAATCTTCACTTAAGCCATAATCACTTGACCATGCACGGCCAATAGTAAAATATTGATACCTGAGCATATCCATTACACCAACATGTGCCAAGGAAACGGCAAATAATTCAGGTCTTTGATTTGTTACGGCACCAATTAATAAACCGCCGTTTGAGCCGCCTTCTACAGCCAACTTATCGGAAGAAGTGTATTTTTTATCAATCAAATATTCCGCAGCAGCAATAAAATCATCAAACACATTTTGTTTTTGCAACAAAGTTCCAGATTTGTGCCATTCTTCACCGTATTCTCCTCCACCTCTCAGGTTTGCTACAACATAAACACCACCGTTTTCTAACCATATCATTTTGGAAATACTGAAACCGGGTGTTAAACTAATGTTAAATCCTCCGTATCCGTATAACAATGTCGGATTTGTACCGTCTAATTTAATATCTTTTTTATGAGTAATGAACATAGGAATTTTTGTTCCGTCTTTGCTTTTATAAAAAACTTGTTTGGTAACATATTCATCAAAATTAAGTCCTTTCACATCAGGTTTTTTATAAACTTCAGAAATTTCGCTTTTAAAACTGTACTTATAAATAACCGAAGGTACAGTATAGGATGTAAATGAGTAAAAAGCAATATCTTCTCCTTTATCCGAACTGAAAGAAGTCATTGTTCCGATTCCGGGTAATGTAAGTTCAGTTTTCCCGGTTCCGTCAAAATTGTACATAAATACTTTGCTTTTCGCATCCTCCATATAACTCACTATCAATTTATTTGCTCCGATACTAACATCTTCAAGCACATTTTCGGATTCCGGAATAATATCTTTCCAATTCTCCTTTAAGAGGTCATTAACATCAATTTCAACTAATTTATACTTAGGTGCATTGTCATTCGTTAAAATTAATAGTTTTCCGTTTATATGATCAACAGGCATATAGTCAGACTCAAAACCTTCTGCAATTCTTTTAAAATCCGAATTTGGTTTTGATAAGTCTTTAACATATAAACCGTTTCCGCTTGTAGTTTCAGATTCATATAAAAATAAGTACTTATCATCGTCAGTTAAACTAACTCCATACATTCTGTTTGGCTTCTCCTTATTTTCAAATATCAGTTTATCATCTTTTTGTTCAGTACCCAAAACATGATAATAAACTTTTTGATTTTGATTTGCTGTAGTTAGTTCTTCGTCTTCTTTAGTTTCGGGAAATCTGCTGTAAAAAAAGCCGTTCTCAAACCATGTAATACCGGAAAATTTTACCCATTCAATATGATCTTCCAAAATTTCACTTGTTTCAATATCTTTCACATAAATCTCATTCCAATCAGAACCGCCCCTGGATATGGAATATACAAGATGCTTACCGTCTTTAGAAATTTCGATACCTGATAAAGCTACCGTTCCGTCCTCTGATAATTTATTGGGATCCAAGAGAACTTTCGGTTCTGAATTTAAATCATCTTGAATGTAAAGCACACTTTGATTTTGCAATCCGTCATTTTTGTAAAAAAAATATTTGCCTGCTTCTTTGAAAGGAGTAGAAAATCGTTCATAATTATAGATTTCGGTCAACCTGTCAATAATCTTTTGACGAAACGGTATTTTATGCAAGTATCCGAAAGTTACTTCATTTTGAGCTGTAACCCACGCTTTTGTCTCGTCAGAATTATCATCTTCCAACCATCTGTACGGGTCTTCAACATTTGTTCCGAAGTAGTCATCAACAGTACTGTCCTTTGCTGTTTCAGGATAATTAAAATCGTTCTCTTTTACTTCTTCTTGATTACAAGAAAATAAAAAAATAAATAATAAGGGAATTAGTAAATGTTTCATAATTAATGATTTATGATTAAATTAAATTGTTGCATTGTTGCATTGTTACATTGTTGCATTGTTGTATTGTTGTATTGTTACATTGTTGTATTGTTGTATTGTTACATTGTTGCATTGTTGCATTGTTACATTACAGAATAAGATTTTTCCTTTCCTTTTCTCTGTCTTTTTTCCTTCCTAATACTCTCCCAACCATTATTCCAATTGTAAATCCCAGTAATAAGCCAAAAATAAAATATCTTATATCAATTAGAAATGCAATAACACCGAATAAAATAATTCCTCCTGCAAATCCTGCAAAAGAATAAAGAGATGCATAATATTCTCTGTGAACCAATCCGTGTTCTTCTTTTAAATGCTTAATTAACACCTCATTACGTTTCTCGTATTGAGATCGATTATTAGGCGAACCGTTTATTAATTCAGCTATATTTAAAGAAATATTTTCAACTTCAGGTTTAAAACCTTGGCATACCTCACAATTATCTGAATATTCGTCAATTCTTTCAGCTACTTTTTCAAGACGATCAATTTTATAAAATTTATAATCTCTCTTAAAAATGTTCTCACTTTGATTCTCAATATTCTGTTTTATCGTATTTGACCAAACATTCAGTTTACTCATCTTATGCATTGTTACATTGTTGCATTGTTACATTGTTGCATTGTTGCATTGTTGTATTGCTAAAAGACAACAATGAAAACAATATTTATAATCTAATGAGTAGTTAAAGGAAAAATGCTCATTAATTCATTAACTTCATTTCTTACTTTTGTAATAACTTCCTCATTTTCCGGATCAACAATAACTCGATCAATCAAGTCAACAATAATCGGCATAAGATCTTCTTTTACGCCTCTTGTTGTTATTGCGGGTGTACCTACTCTGATTCCGGATGTTTGGAAAGGAGATCTTGAATCAAAAGGTACCATATTTTTATTAATAGTAATATCTGCTTTTTCAAGTGCTTTTTCTACAATCTTTCCGGAAGTTTCAGGGACTTTTGTTCTCAAATCAATTAACATAGAATGATTATCCGTGCCGCCGGAGATCACTTTGTATCCTTTCTTTACAAATGCTTCTGCTAAAACTTCAGCATTTATTAATACTTGCTTTTGATAATCTTTAAATTCATCGGTTAATGCTTCAGCAAATGCAACTGCTTTTGCCGCAATAATATGTTCTAAAGGACCGCCTTGTGTACCCGGGAATACGCCGGAGTCAAGTATTGATGACATCATTCTTATCTTACCTTTTGGTGTCTTTTTTCCCATAGGATTCTCAAAATCCTTACCCATCATAATCATTCCTCCTCTCGGACCGCGTAATGTTTTATGTGTTGTTGTTGTAATGATATGACAATGCGGAAGAGGATCTTTCAGCAGGCCTGTAGCAATTAAGCCGGCAGGGTGAGCTATGTCAAACATTAATAATGCTCCTACTTTATCAGCAATTTCTCTCATTTTTTTGTAATCCCAATCTCTTGAATATGCTGAAGCTCCGCCAACAATCAATTTTGGCTTTTCCTTAACGGCAAGTTCTTCCATTTCATCATAATCAACCGTTCCTGTTTCTTCTCCTACATTGTATGATACAGCATTATATAATATACCGGAAAAATTTACAAAAGAACCATGTGTAAGATGTCCTCCGTGCGATAAATTCAAACCCAAAAAAGTATCTCCGGGTTTTAAAACAGCAAGCATAACAGCAGCATTTGCTTGAGCTCCTGAGTGTGGTTGAACATTTACCCATTCTGCACCAAAAAGCTCTTTTGCTCTATCAATAGCGATT from Bacteroidales bacterium harbors:
- a CDS encoding deoxynucleoside kinase; the protein is MEYNFIVIEGNIGAGKTTLAKNIAKDFNAKFIPEDFAENPFLPKFYKNPDKYSFPLELSFLADRYQQLNNEIRDRDLFKSFIVSDYYFTKSLIFAQNTLSDDEFQLYRRIFNIIYSSLPKPDLYVYLYLDINNLKKNINRRGRLYEKDIKPEYLDNIQKGYFEYMRLHDNEFKFLVIDTNKIDFVRKQADYERIKGIIFEKKYEIGINRVIM
- a CDS encoding prolyl oligopeptidase family serine peptidase, yielding MKHLLIPLLFIFLFSCNQEEVKENDFNYPETAKDSTVDDYFGTNVEDPYRWLEDDNSDETKAWVTAQNEVTFGYLHKIPFRQKIIDRLTEIYNYERFSTPFKEAGKYFFYKNDGLQNQSVLYIQDDLNSEPKVLLDPNKLSEDGTVALSGIEISKDGKHLVYSISRGGSDWNEIYVKDIETSEILEDHIEWVKFSGITWFENGFFYSRFPETKEDEELTTANQNQKVYYHVLGTEQKDDKLIFENKEKPNRMYGVSLTDDDKYLFLYESETTSGNGLYVKDLSKPNSDFKRIAEGFESDYMPVDHINGKLLILTNDNAPKYKLVEIDVNDLLKENWKDIIPESENVLEDVSIGANKLIVSYMEDAKSKVFMYNFDGTGKTELTLPGIGTMTSFSSDKGEDIAFYSFTSYTVPSVIYKYSFKSEISEVYKKPDVKGLNFDEYVTKQVFYKSKDGTKIPMFITHKKDIKLDGTNPTLLYGYGGFNISLTPGFSISKMIWLENGGVYVVANLRGGGEYGEEWHKSGTLLQKQNVFDDFIAAAEYLIDKKYTSSDKLAVEGGSNGGLLIGAVTNQRPELFAVSLAHVGVMDMLRYQYFTIGRAWSSDYGLSEDSTMFNYLYKYSPLHNIKEGINYPATLVLTADHDDRVVPAHSFKYIATLQEKYSGNNPVIIRIETKAGHGAGKPIAKRIEQSADIFSFVYDNMGINPYKE
- a CDS encoding serine hydroxymethyltransferase: MEKDYKIFDLIDKEYIRQKRGIELIASENFVSKQVMEAMGSPLTNKYAEGYPGKRYYGGCQIVDQTEQIAIDRAKELFGAEWVNVQPHSGAQANAAVMLAVLKPGDTFLGLNLSHGGHLTHGSFVNFSGILYNAVSYNVGEETGTVDYDEMEELAVKEKPKLIVGGASAYSRDWDYKKMREIADKVGALLMFDIAHPAGLIATGLLKDPLPHCHIITTTTHKTLRGPRGGMIMMGKDFENPMGKKTPKGKIRMMSSILDSGVFPGTQGGPLEHIIAAKAVAFAEALTDEFKDYQKQVLINAEVLAEAFVKKGYKVISGGTDNHSMLIDLRTKVPETSGKIVEKALEKADITINKNMVPFDSRSPFQTSGIRVGTPAITTRGVKEDLMPIIVDLIDRVIVDPENEEVITKVRNEVNELMSIFPLTTH